A part of Candidatus Auribacterota bacterium genomic DNA contains:
- a CDS encoding metalloregulator ArsR/SmtB family transcription factor produces MRHVEKIFKALADRNRLRILKMLETRPLCVCEITAVLGIAQSSVSRHLGILREAGLVDDIKEGQWMIYSLARGSDDATRGIIAVIKRLLADDPQVESDRRKTRQVNREQICARAR; encoded by the coding sequence ATGAGACACGTCGAGAAAATCTTTAAAGCGCTCGCGGACCGCAACAGGCTGCGCATTCTAAAAATGCTCGAGACAAGGCCGCTCTGCGTGTGCGAGATTACCGCGGTGTTGGGCATAGCCCAATCCAGTGTGTCCAGGCACCTGGGCATCCTCAGGGAGGCCGGTCTTGTGGATGATATAAAAGAAGGACAGTGGATGATCTATTCGCTGGCGCGCGGCAGTGATGATGCGACGCGGGGCATCATCGCGGTCATCAAGCGCTTGCTCGCCGATGATCCCCAGGTCGAGAGCGACAGGCGAAAGACGAGGCAGGTCAACAGA